Proteins encoded within one genomic window of Halorussus salilacus:
- a CDS encoding substrate-binding domain-containing protein, translating to MTMDRRTILKNLGVAGAVGALAGCASVQEDNSSDSSGDDTTDGSDGSDSSDESEESDPSGTGTVWYSLSEAEKERRESTIEEFVEETGYDVNNSDISDMQKKTTSAIPAGEGPHTFEWAHDWVGDYTQREFVVDQSDQVEVDLDQFTEAAADAVQFDGKLVGLPHDSETVALVYNTDIVDEAPETVSDMVSVMEEHHDPDNDQYGLGYPFNDPYFLSPWLQAFDGYLFDVEADDQLGVAKEETIRGAEFAVENFAPYMPNDPKYEPQASAFAEGNAAFAINGPWYLSTLNDNDINYEVAKLPTPEGGDPTPYTGITMWYFATGMEDGGDDAQAAREFIEWYVTNEDLMLQNAEDQGAIPVLTELVEGDDLPDSVQGFSAAVQQGVPMPSDPKMNEVWDPVKNALTKLFNGDAEPEPAMNQAAEEIRSNWD from the coding sequence ATGACTATGGACCGACGGACGATCCTCAAGAACCTCGGCGTCGCGGGCGCGGTCGGCGCGCTCGCCGGATGTGCTAGCGTGCAGGAAGACAACAGTTCCGATTCGTCTGGCGACGACACCACCGACGGCTCGGACGGCTCGGACTCCTCGGACGAGTCCGAGGAGTCCGACCCGTCGGGCACCGGGACGGTGTGGTACTCGCTCTCGGAGGCCGAGAAGGAACGGCGCGAATCGACGATAGAGGAGTTCGTGGAGGAGACCGGCTACGACGTGAACAACTCCGACATCTCCGACATGCAGAAGAAGACCACGAGCGCCATCCCGGCGGGCGAGGGCCCCCACACGTTCGAGTGGGCCCACGACTGGGTCGGCGACTACACCCAGCGGGAGTTCGTCGTCGACCAGAGCGACCAAGTCGAGGTCGACCTCGACCAGTTCACCGAGGCGGCGGCCGACGCCGTCCAGTTCGACGGGAAGCTGGTGGGCCTTCCCCACGACTCCGAGACGGTCGCGCTCGTCTACAACACCGACATCGTCGACGAGGCCCCCGAGACGGTCTCGGACATGGTCTCGGTGATGGAAGAGCACCACGACCCCGACAACGACCAGTACGGGCTGGGCTACCCGTTCAACGACCCGTACTTCCTGAGCCCGTGGCTTCAGGCGTTCGACGGCTACCTCTTCGACGTGGAGGCCGACGACCAGCTCGGGGTCGCCAAGGAGGAGACCATCCGGGGCGCGGAGTTCGCCGTCGAGAACTTCGCTCCGTACATGCCCAACGACCCGAAGTACGAACCCCAGGCGTCGGCGTTCGCCGAGGGCAACGCCGCGTTCGCCATCAACGGGCCGTGGTACCTCTCGACCCTCAACGACAACGACATCAACTACGAGGTCGCGAAGCTCCCGACGCCCGAGGGCGGCGACCCCACCCCCTACACCGGCATCACGATGTGGTACTTCGCGACCGGGATGGAAGACGGCGGCGACGACGCGCAAGCCGCCCGCGAGTTCATCGAGTGGTACGTCACCAACGAGGACCTCATGTTGCAGAACGCCGAGGACCAGGGCGCGATTCCGGTCCTCACCGAACTCGTCGAGGGCGACGACCTCCCCGATTCGGTCCAGGGCTTCTCTGCCGCGGTCCAGCAGGGCGTCCCGATGCCCAGCGACCCCAAGATGAACGAGGTGTGGGACCCCGTCAAGAACGCGCTCACCAAGCTGTTCAACGGCGACGCCGAACCCGAACCCGCGATGAATCAGGCCGCCGAAGAGATCCGTAGCAACTGGGACTAG
- a CDS encoding TrmB family transcriptional regulator produces the protein MDDPTLTRLLREFGLSEKEIDTYLTILDHGEAKASVVADDAGVSKRYVYSVSEDLEERGFVSVNDYSVPTTIRAVPPAEVVDRLSQNVDQMGPALEARYSRDVPESDQFEVIKSRVTVLKRVTALVADAAEEVAVSVPYDHLPEVADELRSAVDRGVLVLLVVTEVGPDDDLDLDGLATVARVWEEPMPTMVTVDRTHSLVAPPGMIARSNSGERAIAFTQRQLAPVLVGSFFGNYWPMAEEAYVADPRDLPATYTDFRQAVLQATLRLRSGGDLAATVRGRPVDDADDAEEITGRVVAVRQGLVEPANNSFPVEAALVVETGASRYVVGGEGAFVEDYEAESVVLEPVE, from the coding sequence ATGGACGACCCGACGCTCACGCGCCTGCTCCGGGAGTTCGGCCTCTCGGAGAAGGAGATAGACACCTACCTGACCATCCTCGACCACGGCGAAGCGAAGGCCAGCGTCGTCGCCGACGACGCTGGCGTCTCGAAACGGTACGTCTACAGCGTCAGCGAGGACCTCGAAGAGCGGGGGTTCGTCTCGGTCAACGACTACTCGGTGCCCACGACCATCCGGGCGGTGCCGCCCGCGGAGGTCGTCGACAGGCTCTCCCAGAACGTCGACCAGATGGGGCCCGCGCTCGAAGCCCGCTACTCACGGGACGTTCCCGAGTCCGACCAGTTCGAGGTCATCAAGTCCCGGGTGACCGTGCTCAAGCGCGTCACCGCGCTGGTCGCCGACGCCGCCGAGGAGGTGGCGGTGTCGGTCCCCTACGACCACCTCCCGGAGGTCGCCGACGAACTCCGGAGCGCGGTCGACCGCGGGGTGCTGGTGTTGCTCGTCGTGACCGAGGTCGGCCCCGACGACGACCTCGACCTCGACGGACTCGCCACCGTGGCCCGGGTGTGGGAGGAGCCGATGCCGACGATGGTCACGGTCGACCGGACCCACAGCCTCGTCGCGCCGCCCGGGATGATCGCGCGCTCGAACAGCGGCGAGCGCGCCATCGCGTTCACCCAGCGCCAGCTCGCGCCGGTGCTCGTCGGCTCCTTTTTCGGCAACTACTGGCCGATGGCCGAGGAGGCATACGTGGCCGACCCCCGCGACCTCCCGGCGACGTACACCGATTTCCGGCAGGCCGTCCTCCAGGCGACGTTGCGGCTCCGGTCGGGGGGCGACCTCGCCGCCACCGTCCGGGGACGGCCGGTCGACGACGCCGACGACGCCGAGGAGATAACGGGGCGGGTCGTCGCGGTCCGACAGGGGCTGGTCGAGCCCGCGAACAACTCCTTCCCCGTCGAGGCCGCGCTGGTGGTCGAGACCGGTGCGAGCCGGTACGTGGTCGGCGGCGAGGGCGCGTTCGTCGAGGACTACGAGGCCGAGTCGGTCGTCCTCGAACCCGTCGAGTGA
- a CDS encoding ABC transporter ATP-binding protein encodes MGTVTLDNLEKRYDNGQIVAVDDLSLEVEDGEFVTVVGPSGCGKSTTLRMIAGLERPTSGNVSIDGEDVTDVHARKRDVAMVFQNYALYPHKTVYQNMAFGLRMSTDLSKDEREDKVYETAEMMDIEELLDDKPGELSGGQKQRVALGRAIVREPDVFLFDEPLSNLDAKLRTTMRTEIQRLQNELGTTSIYVTHDQEEAMTMGDRIVILDGGELQQAGVPTEVYTDPVNEFVGGFIGSPSMNFLDLDVEDSGGATRLVDDRGFAYDLTDERLRNAVAGRTSVRLGVRPEDVEMAERGENAVETTVEVVEPVGSDNYLHLDLGPDFIARVGSRVEPEYGEVVEVTFAQSDLHLFDADGGESLLHDAEMSTPPTA; translated from the coding sequence ATGGGAACTGTCACGCTCGATAATCTGGAAAAACGGTACGACAACGGGCAGATAGTCGCGGTCGACGACCTCTCGCTCGAAGTCGAGGACGGCGAGTTCGTCACCGTCGTCGGTCCGTCGGGCTGTGGGAAGTCGACGACGCTGCGGATGATCGCGGGGCTCGAACGGCCCACGTCCGGCAACGTCTCCATCGACGGCGAGGACGTGACCGACGTTCACGCGCGCAAGCGCGACGTGGCGATGGTGTTCCAGAACTACGCGCTGTACCCCCACAAGACCGTCTACCAGAACATGGCGTTCGGCCTCCGGATGAGCACCGACCTCTCGAAGGACGAGCGCGAGGACAAGGTGTACGAGACCGCCGAGATGATGGACATCGAGGAACTGCTCGACGACAAGCCGGGCGAGCTCTCGGGCGGTCAGAAACAGCGCGTCGCGCTGGGCCGGGCCATCGTCCGCGAACCCGACGTGTTCCTGTTCGACGAACCCCTCTCGAACCTCGACGCCAAGCTCCGGACCACGATGCGGACCGAGATACAGCGCCTCCAGAACGAGCTTGGAACCACCTCCATCTACGTCACCCACGACCAGGAGGAGGCGATGACGATGGGCGACCGCATCGTCATCCTCGACGGCGGCGAACTCCAGCAGGCCGGGGTCCCGACCGAGGTGTACACCGACCCCGTCAACGAGTTCGTGGGCGGATTCATCGGGTCACCGAGCATGAACTTCCTCGACCTCGACGTCGAGGACTCGGGGGGCGCGACCCGGCTCGTCGACGACCGCGGGTTCGCCTACGACCTCACCGACGAGCGCCTCCGCAACGCGGTCGCGGGTCGAACGAGCGTGCGGCTGGGCGTCCGTCCCGAGGACGTAGAGATGGCCGAGCGCGGCGAGAACGCGGTCGAGACCACCGTCGAGGTGGTCGAGCCCGTCGGCTCGGACAACTACCTCCACCTCGATCTGGGCCCCGACTTCATCGCGCGCGTCGGCTCCAGGGTCGAACCCGAGTACGGCGAGGTCGTCGAGGTGACGTTCGCCCAGTCGGACCTCCACCTCTTCGACGCCGACGGCGGCGAATCGCTGTTGCACGACGCCGAAATGTCGACCCCACCCACGGCGTAG
- a CDS encoding carbohydrate ABC transporter permease, whose product MSTVSRVARRVEEIPFLERRDVSLLFVLPGLFVFSTFMLFPVLYLIGISFTNAEPANLFAGESALAVLTFGEAEFIGLENYLDVFFGGTFTLVLFGERLATLPINTQFWNSFGITWLFVATSVTLKLALSIGIALVVTGDRVRGKRFMRSLIILPMGLPAIFTITVWRGIFSSAEFGLANQVLSSLGMDTVSWLSERWMAFLAYNVTEAWLAYPFMVIITVSALQDVPDELHEAAMVDGANYVSRFLHVTLPSIKRPVLFAAILTAAASFQQFLIPYVFNEGGPARQNELVVVYGYREAFSFAEYGQGAAISIVAVVFIGTFMWLNVKRGKLADGVND is encoded by the coding sequence ATGAGCACGGTTTCACGCGTCGCCCGCCGGGTAGAGGAGATTCCGTTCCTCGAACGACGAGACGTCTCTCTGCTGTTCGTCCTGCCGGGACTGTTCGTGTTCTCGACGTTCATGCTGTTCCCGGTGCTGTACCTCATCGGCATCTCGTTCACGAACGCCGAGCCCGCGAACCTGTTCGCGGGCGAGAGCGCGCTCGCGGTGCTGACGTTTGGCGAGGCCGAGTTCATCGGCTTGGAGAACTACCTCGACGTCTTCTTCGGCGGGACCTTCACGCTGGTCCTGTTCGGTGAACGACTCGCCACGCTCCCCATCAACACCCAGTTCTGGAACTCGTTCGGAATTACGTGGCTGTTCGTGGCGACGAGCGTCACGCTCAAGCTCGCGCTGAGCATCGGCATCGCGCTCGTCGTCACCGGCGACCGCGTCCGGGGCAAGCGGTTCATGCGCTCGCTCATCATCCTCCCGATGGGACTGCCCGCCATCTTCACCATCACGGTGTGGCGCGGCATCTTCAGCTCCGCGGAGTTCGGCCTCGCCAACCAGGTGCTGAGTTCGCTCGGGATGGACACCGTCTCGTGGCTGAGCGAGCGCTGGATGGCGTTCCTCGCGTACAACGTCACCGAGGCGTGGCTCGCGTACCCGTTCATGGTCATCATCACGGTCAGCGCGCTCCAGGACGTTCCCGACGAACTCCACGAGGCCGCGATGGTCGACGGCGCGAACTACGTCTCGCGGTTCCTCCACGTCACGCTCCCCTCGATAAAGCGACCGGTGCTGTTCGCCGCCATCCTGACCGCAGCGGCGTCGTTCCAGCAGTTCCTCATCCCCTACGTGTTCAACGAGGGCGGCCCCGCCCGCCAGAACGAACTCGTGGTCGTCTACGGTTACCGCGAGGCGTTCTCGTTCGCCGAGTACGGGCAGGGGGCGGCCATCTCCATCGTCGCGGTCGTGTTCATCGGCACGTTCATGTGGCTCAACGTCAAGCGCGGAAAGCTCGCAGACGGGGTGAACGACTGA
- a CDS encoding alpha-amylase family glycosyl hydrolase, giving the protein MHEPGPPRFAHVGESVSLAPRDPDPDADFSWRLVERPDESDVAVGGGAVVHLEPDAPGRYRLELDAPDGTHAQTVRAFPDPREDARFSVPVADLPGDDDPDVVSLVGPFNEYTLGRERMTREGDAYVAEVPLPPGDHEGICVADDDFERSHTVDVTVPGPGRPRVHLDGRVEDGTLVASAHAEAAPDGVDPDVEFHLDDRDDLAESAVTVEGPELRVPVADLPDSARIHAVPVAERHGVADTLVVERGGDGDRGVGDTLVVERGGDGDRGVGDAAVAISRPNDPPEWARHATVYQIFVRRFAGETVDTTFEELARRVPYLESLDVDCLWLTPVVASPTDHGYHVTDYFDTADDLGTRAEFESLVERLHEAGIRVVFDLVINHTSRDHPAFQMHSAGVPAYADHYERVPDDPALTDRDAVDVDDLDWAGPGRPGYYFNWTRIPNVDYDSPAVRSWMLDVVDEWAPLVDGFRADVAWGVPHGFWKEVRERVKAADSEFLLLDETIPRDPQFHENEFDAHYDTALYGALRDIGAGEAPAESLFDALDANHREGFPDSSLLLRYVENHDETRYVEECGTAPLRAAAGATFTLPGAPMIYYGQERGVTEQRGEMKWHDGDDDLTALHRRLSELRGDRAVLRTGAVERVDFEGDDRTVAYARDDGDSRLVVALNFGEEPREVAVGEPVEATDLLTGESVADGDRLAVSDVVVVESRV; this is encoded by the coding sequence ATGCACGAACCCGGCCCACCTCGGTTCGCCCACGTCGGCGAGTCGGTCTCGCTCGCGCCGCGCGACCCGGACCCCGACGCCGACTTCTCGTGGCGACTCGTCGAACGCCCCGACGAAAGCGACGTTGCGGTCGGCGGGGGCGCGGTCGTTCACCTCGAACCCGACGCGCCCGGCCGCTACCGCCTCGAACTCGACGCGCCGGACGGGACCCACGCCCAGACCGTCCGGGCGTTCCCCGACCCGCGCGAGGACGCGCGGTTCTCGGTCCCGGTCGCCGACCTCCCGGGGGACGACGACCCCGACGTGGTCTCGCTGGTCGGCCCGTTCAACGAGTACACCCTCGGTCGCGAGCGGATGACCCGCGAGGGCGACGCCTACGTCGCCGAGGTCCCCCTCCCGCCGGGCGACCACGAGGGCATCTGCGTCGCAGACGACGACTTCGAGCGGTCCCACACCGTCGACGTGACCGTCCCGGGTCCCGGTCGCCCCCGCGTTCACCTCGACGGCCGCGTCGAGGACGGGACGCTGGTCGCGAGCGCCCACGCCGAGGCCGCCCCCGACGGGGTCGACCCCGACGTGGAGTTCCACCTCGACGACCGCGACGACCTCGCCGAGTCGGCGGTGACCGTCGAGGGCCCGGAGCTTCGGGTCCCGGTCGCCGACCTGCCCGACAGCGCCCGAATCCACGCGGTTCCGGTCGCCGAGCGCCACGGCGTCGCCGACACCCTCGTCGTCGAGCGCGGGGGCGACGGCGACCGCGGCGTCGGCGACACCCTCGTCGTCGAGCGCGGGGGCGACGGCGACCGCGGCGTCGGCGACGCCGCGGTCGCGATTTCCCGGCCCAACGACCCGCCCGAGTGGGCGCGCCACGCAACCGTCTACCAGATATTCGTCAGGCGGTTCGCGGGCGAGACGGTCGACACCACCTTCGAGGAGCTCGCGCGGCGGGTCCCGTACCTCGAATCGCTCGACGTCGACTGCCTGTGGCTCACCCCGGTGGTCGCCAGCCCCACCGACCACGGCTACCACGTCACCGACTACTTCGACACCGCCGACGACCTCGGCACCCGCGCGGAGTTCGAGTCGCTGGTCGAGCGCCTCCACGAGGCGGGCATCCGGGTGGTCTTCGACCTCGTGATAAACCACACCTCACGGGACCACCCCGCGTTCCAGATGCACTCGGCGGGCGTGCCCGCGTACGCAGACCACTACGAGCGGGTGCCCGACGACCCGGCGCTGACCGACCGCGACGCGGTCGACGTGGACGACCTCGACTGGGCCGGACCCGGCAGGCCGGGCTACTACTTCAACTGGACCCGCATCCCGAACGTCGATTACGACTCGCCCGCGGTCCGGTCGTGGATGCTAGACGTGGTCGACGAGTGGGCACCCCTCGTCGACGGCTTCCGGGCCGACGTGGCGTGGGGGGTCCCCCACGGCTTCTGGAAGGAGGTCCGCGAGCGAGTGAAGGCCGCCGACTCCGAGTTCCTCCTGCTCGACGAGACCATCCCGCGGGACCCCCAGTTCCACGAGAACGAGTTCGACGCCCACTACGACACCGCGCTGTACGGCGCGCTCCGCGACATCGGCGCGGGCGAGGCCCCGGCCGAGTCGTTGTTCGACGCGCTCGACGCCAACCACCGCGAGGGGTTCCCCGACTCGTCGCTGCTGCTGCGGTACGTCGAGAACCACGACGAGACCCGCTACGTCGAGGAGTGCGGGACGGCCCCGCTCCGGGCGGCCGCGGGCGCGACGTTCACCCTGCCGGGCGCGCCGATGATATACTACGGACAGGAGCGCGGGGTCACCGAGCAACGCGGCGAGATGAAGTGGCACGACGGCGACGACGACCTGACCGCGCTGCACCGCCGCCTCTCGGAACTCCGGGGCGACCGCGCCGTCCTCCGGACCGGCGCGGTCGAGCGCGTCGATTTCGAGGGCGACGACCGGACCGTCGCGTACGCCCGCGACGACGGCGATTCGCGGCTGGTGGTCGCCCTCAACTTCGGCGAGGAGCCCCGGGAGGTCGCGGTCGGCGAACCCGTCGAGGCCACCGACCTCCTGACCGGCGAGTCGGTCGCCGACGGCGACCGACTCGCGGTCTCGGACGTGGTGGTCGTCGAGAGCAGGGTCTGA